The genomic window ATCATGATCACGATGACGTTCTTCCGGTTCAGGAAGATGCCGAAGATCCCGATGACGAACAGAGCAGCCGATACCGTCAGGTAATGTTCAAGTCCCACCATTTTCGTCCCTCCGGGTCATGCGCCCGTTTTTCCGTGTTCAGGGCGGTCCCGCGCGGGGGCCGCTGGAATGCGTCTCTCAGAGCCCCTGCCCCGGTTTCACGTCTTTCAGTTCCATCGCCTTGGCCGGATCGCGCCACATCTGGTGCAGCACGTTCTGGCGCTTGACATCGGTGCGGTGGCGCAGCGTCAGCACGATCGCCCCGATCATCGCCACCAGCAGGATCAGCCCGGAAAGCTGGAACAGCAGGATGTACTTGTCGTAGATCAGCAGGCCCAGCGCGCGGGTGTTCTCGACCTCGGCGAGGTCGGGTGCCAGCGCCTGGCGCAACCCCATCGCGCTGTCCGACTGGACCCAGACGCCCATCGCCAGCGCGAACTGCATCAGCAGCACCACCCCGATCAGCAGGGCCAGCGGCATGTATTTCGACATTTCCGCCTTCAGCTTGGCGAAATCCACATCCAGCATCATCACCACGAACAGGAACAGCACCGCCACCGCGCCGACATAGACGATCACCAGCAGCATCGCCACGAACTCTGCCCCGCACAGCAGGAACAGCCCCGACGACCCCATGAACGACAGGATCAGCCACAGAACCGAATGCACCGGGTTGCGAGCGATCGTGACCATCAGCCCGGCGGTGATCACGATCAGGGCAAAGGAATAGAAGGCGACATCGGGAAAGCTCATGCCTCGTCCTCCCCGGTTTCGGCAAAGACCGACTGCGCGATTTCCAGCGCCTTCTGCATGGCGGGCAGGCCGCCGAACATGCTCATCTGATAGATGACCTCGGCCACCTCGCGCTTGGTCGCCCCGGCGGCAAGCGCGTGGCGGATCGTCAGGCGCAGCTGCGGTTCGGCCTGCGCGCCCAGCACGGTCAGCGCGGCGATGGTGACCAGAAGCCGGGTGCGGGCATCAAGGCCTTCGCGGTTGAAGGTCTTGCCGAACCACATCTCCAGCATGTCCTTCGACATGGTGGGAAACAGCTTCTCGAAGCCCTTGACCTGGAAGTTCTCCAGCGCCGGGTTGAAGGCGCGGGCCATTTCCTGGCTCTGATCCATCATTGCCTTGAACATCTTGGAAAATTCTTCGGTCATACCTCAGCCCTCCAGCCGGTCTGTGATGCGCTGCATGTGGCCCGCCAGAAGCGTCAGGATCACCGACAGCCCGTCGGTCATCTGGCCCTGCTCGGCGCTTTCGCGGCGCAGCACGGCCATGTCGGCCCGCAGGGCGGCGATGTCGGTGCGCAGGGCCCTGATCTCGTCGAGGATATTGTCATCCATCGGGGTGCTCATCTGTAGGGCGCATCGGTTTCAAGGTTGCGGGCAATCTCGGCTTCCCAGCGGGCGCCGTTTTCCAGCAGGCGGTCCTTGTTGTAGAACAATTCCTCGCGGGTCTCGGTCGAGAACTCGAAGTTCGGGCCTTCGACGATGGCATCGACCGGGCAGGCTTCCTGGCAGAAGCCGCAATAGATGCATTTCGTCATGTCGATGTCGTAGCGCGTCGTGCGCCTGCTGCCATCCTCGCGCGGTTCGGCGTCGATGGTGATCGCCTGCGCCGGGCAGATCGCCTCGCACAGCTTGCATGCGATGCAGCGTTCCTCGCCGTTGGGGTAGCGGCGCAGCGCGTGCTCGCCGCGGAACCGCGGGGAAAGCGGCCCCTTTTCATGCGGATAGTTCAGCGTGACCTTGGGGGCGAAGAAATACTTCATCCCCAGCCCGAACCCCTTGATGAAATCGAACATCAGGAAGTACTTCGCCGCCCGCGTGTAGTCTATGGCACGATTGTCGCCCACGTCAGCCTCCCACGGTCCAGCGGGCCCAGGCCCCGCCCATCACTTCGAATTTCGCCAGGAACGCCACCAGGATCACCCAGCCGAGGCTCATCGGCAGGAACACCTTCCAGCCGATCCGCATAAGCTGGTCATAGCGGTAGCGCGGCACGATGGCCTTCACCATCGCGAACAGGAAGAAGAAGATCGCCATCTTGCCCACCATCCACAGCGCGCCATCGGGCAGGCCGGGAATGGGCGACAGCCAGCCGCCGAAGAACAGCACGCTCATCAGGCCGCACATCATGAAAATGGCGATATATTCGCCGGCCATGAACAGCAGGTAGGGGGTCGAGGAGTATTCGACCATGAACCCCGCCACCAGTTCCGACTCTGCCTCGGGCAGATCGAACGGCGGGCGGTTGGTTTCGGCCAGCGCCGAGATGAAGAACAGCACCACCATCGGCAGGTGCGGCAGCCAGTACCAGTTGAACAGCCCCAGATCGCCGTCCTGCGCCCGCACGATGTCGCTGAGGTTCAGCGACCCGGTCGAGATGATCACCCCGATGATGATCAGCCCGATCGACACCTCGTAGGAGATCATCTGCGCGGCGGACCGCAGCGAGCCGAGGAACGGGTATTTCGAGTTCGACGCCCAGCCCCCCATGATCACGCCGTAAACCTCCAGCGAGGACACGGCAAAGATGAACAGGATCGCCACGTTGATGTCGCCCAGCACCCAGCCGTCTGCGAAGGGTATGACCGACCACGCCATCATCGCCAGCACGAAGCTCAGCATCGGGGCAAGGAAGAACACCGCCCGGTCGGCCCCGGCGGGGATGACGATTTCCTTGACCACGTACTTCAGCGCATCGGCCACCGATTGCAGCAGCCCGAACGGCCCCACCACGTTCGGCCCGCGCCGCATCTGCACCGCAGCCCAGATCTTGCGGTCGCCATAGACGAGGAACAGCAGGCTGATCATCACGAAGGCCACGACCAGCAGGCTTTGCGCCGCCAGCAGCAACACCGTCCCCAGCCCCGTTTGCAGAAAGTCAGCCATGATGCCCCGTATTCCTCAGCGCCCTGTTGCTTGGCGCGGCCCCAGTCGTGCGATGCCCTGTCGGGCACCCCTTGTCAAACCGTCGGTATGCCCTGCTCGCCACAATCGCGCACCGTCACTTCGGCGTCGATGGTCTTGAGCCCGCGGGGCAGCGCCGACGAAATCGTGTAGACCGCATCGCCGCGCCAGCCGTCCCCGGCACGCGACACGTTGGTGCGCAGATGCCGGGCGAAACCGAACCCCCGGATCAGCGCATATTGCGCCGCCGCACAGCGCCCGTAGGCCGCCACATCCTCGTTGTTGCGCGCGCCTTTCATGGCGACGCGAAAGTTCACCAGATCGCCGTCCAGCAGGATGGTCTCGATCCCGCCATAGGCCGGGCGGAAGCCCGAAGTCGAGGGCGCCTCCTGCGGCGCACAGCCCGCCGCGAGGGCGAGCGTCAGGCCAAGGCAAAGGCGCGTGCCGCAAGTCATGCCGTCACTCCGCCGCAAGCGGGCTGTTGCGCCGCGCCGCCACGCCCGCCGAAAGCTCGGCCATCAGCGCGCTGGCGCGGGCAATCGGGTTGGTCAGGTAGAAATCGGCCACCGCGGTGCGGAAATCGGCCCTTGCCGCATCGCGCAGCGGCAAGGGTTCCCAGACGTTCACCGGCACCGCGTCGATCCGGGCCAGATACGGCACCGCCTGCACCAGCGCCCGACGCAGCGCCGCCAGCGAGTCCCACGGCTGCACCACGCCCAGTTCGGCCGACAAGGCCCGCAGGATCGCCCAGTTCTCCTTGGCCTCGCCAGGCGCAAAGCCCGCGCGCGAGGCGCGCTGCGGCCGGCCTTCGGTGTTGACGAAGATGCCGCTTTCCTCGGTCCAGGCCGCGCCCGGCAGGATCAGGTCGGCGCGGTGCGCGCCCCTGTCTCCGTGGCTGCCCTGGTAGATCACGAAGGCACCGGCGGCGATTTCCACCTCGTCGGCCCCCAGATTGTAGATCACCTCGGCACCGTCCAGCGCGGCAGCCAGACCGCCTTCGGTCACCGCCCCCACATCCATCGCGCCGACCCGTGCGGCGGCGGTGTGCAGCACCAGCAGCTTCCCGCCCTGCGCCCCGGCAAGCTGCATCGCCTGCGCCAGCACGGCCTCGCCATCGGCCTCGGTCAGCGCGCCCTGCCCGACGATCACCAGCGCGGGCTTGTCCATCGCCTGCGCCCCGGCCGCCATCTGCGCCAGCGCATCGCGCCCTGTGCCTGCATGGGTCACGTCATAGGTCAGGTCGGCGGCGGGCCCGACAAGCGTGATCTCTGCCCCCAGCGTCCAGGCCTTGCGCAGCCGCGCGTTCAGCACTGGCGACTCCAGCCGCGGGTTGGTGCCGATCAGGGTGATCACCTTCGCAGCATCGATGTCGGCAATCGTCGCGGTGCCGACATAGGCCGAGCGGTTGCCCGCAGGCAGCTTCGCGCCATCGGTGCGGCACTCGATCCGCCCGCCGAGACTGTCGATCAGCGCCTTCAACGCAAAAGCCGCCTCGACCGGCACCAGATCACCGACCAGCGCCGCCACCTTGCGCCCGCGCATCGCGGCGGCGGCAGCCACCAGCGCCTCGCCCCAGCCCGCTTTGCGCAGGCGGCCGTTCTCGCGGATGTAGGGCGTGTCGAGCCGCTGGCGGCGCAGGCCGTCCCAGACGAAGCGGGTCTTGTCGGAAATCCATTCCTCGTTCACGCCGTCATGGTTGCGCGGCAGGATGCGCATGACTTCGCGGCCCTTGGTGTCTATGCGGATGTTCGACCCCAGCGCATCCATCACGTCGATGCTTTCGGTCTTGGTCAGTTCCCACGGCCGCGCCGTGAAGGCATAGGGCTTGGAGGTCAGCGCGCCGACCGGGCACAGGTCGATGATGTTGCCCTGAAGGTTGCTGTCCAGCGTGCCGCCAAGATAGGTGGTGATCTCGGCATCCTCGCCGCGCCCGGTCTGGCCCATCTGGGTGATCCCGGCGACTTCCGAGGTAAAGCGGACGCAGCGCGTGCAGGAAATGCAGCGCGTCATCTTGGTTGCGACCAGCGGCCCCAGATCCAGGTCTTCCGACGCGCGCTTGGGCTCGCGGTAGCGGCTGAAATCGACGCCGTAAGCCATCGCCTGATCCTGCAGGTCGCATTCGCCGCCCTGATCGCAGATCGGGCAGTCGAGCGGGTGGTTGATCAGCAGGAATTCCATCACCCCCTCGCGGGCCTTCTTGACCATGGGCGAGTTGGTCCGGACCACCGGCGGCTCGCCGTTGGGGCCGGGCCGCAGGTCGCGCACCTGCATCGCGCAGGAAGCGGTGGGTTTCGGCGGCCCGCCCACCACCTCGACCAGGCACATGCGGCAGTTGCCCGCGATGGTCAGCCGTTCATGGTAGCAGAAGCGCGGCACCTCCACCCCTGCCAGCTCGCAGGCCTGGATCAGCGTCATCGCGCCGTCAACCTCGATCACGGTGCCGTCGATGCTGATTTTCTTGAGGTTGGTCATAGGCTTACTCCGCCGCCGCTTGGGCACAGCCGTGGGTTTGCCACAGGCTTGTCTCACTCAGATGCGACCGGCCGAACGCCTGATCGCTGTCACCATGGTCGTGCATCCCGGTCATGCGCAACCCTCCACGAAAACCCAGCCGCCACCGTCGAACCGGTCGTGGATCGAGCTTTGCACGCCGCCCGGGCCGCACAGCGCGTCGGCCGCGCGCCGCGCATCGGCGCCCTGGTCATAGGCAAAGGGCACCGGCCCCGTCCGGGTAACCCGCACGCCGCCGCCCGCCACCGGTTTCAGCACCGCCTGCACCGGGGCCGCGCCGACGGGCATCGCCACCGGCGCCGGGGCCGCGCAGGCCGCCAGCACCGCCGCCGGAACCAGAAGGGTTGTTGCCCGCTTCACCGCCTACCCCGCCGCCATCGCGCCCATGCGCCCGGTCTTCTTCGCCTTGATGCGGTCCTCGATCTCCTCGCGGAAATGCCGCACCAGCCCCTGGATCGGCCAGGCCGCGGCATCGCCCAGCGCGCAGATCGTGTGGCCCTCGACCTGCCTGGTCACGCTCAGCAGCATGTCGATCTCCTCGACATCGGCCTCGCCGGTCACCAGCCGTTCCATCACCCGCATCATCCAGCCGGTGCCTTCGCGGCAGGGGGTGCACTGGCCGCAGCTTTCGTGCTTGTAGAACTTCGACAGCCGCCAGATCGCCTTGATTACGTCGGTGCTCTGATCCATCACGATCACCGCCGCCGTGCCGAGGCCCGACTTCTGCTCCCGCAGCCAGTCGAAATCCATGATCGCATCGTCGCATTGCGCGGCGTTCAGCATCGGCACCGACGACCCGCCGGGGATCACCGCCTTGATGTTCTTCCAGCCGCCCCGCACGCCGCCGCAATGGCGGTCGAGCAACTCGCGCAGGCTGATCGACATCGCCTCCTCGACGACGCAGGGGTTGTTGACGTGGCCCGAGATGCCGAACAGCTTGGTCCCGGCATTGTTCGGCCGACCGAAGCCCGCGAACCACTCGGCGCCGCGCCGCAGGATGGTGGGCACCACCGCGATGGATTCGACGTTGTTCACCGTGGTCGGGCAGCCGTAGAGGCCCGAGCCTGCCGGGAACGGCGGCTTCATCCGCGGCATCCCCTTCTTGCCTTCAAGGCTTTCCAGCAGCGCGGTTTCCTCGCCGCAGATGTAGGCCCCGGCGCCGTGGTGCAGGTAAAGATCATAGTCATAGCCCGACCCGCAGGCGTTCTTGCCGATCAGCCCCGCGTCATAGGCCTCGTCGATCGCGGTCTGCAGCGCCTCGCGCTCGCGGATGTATTCGCCGCGGATGTAGATGTAGCCCGCCACCGCGTTCATCGCGAAACCGGCGATCAGGCAGCCTTCGACCAGCGTGTGCGGGTCGTGGCGCATGATCTCGCGGTCCTTGCAGGTGCCGGGTTCGGATTCGTCGGCGTTCACCACCAGATACGACGGCCGCCCGTCCGATGCCTTGGGCATGAACGACCATTTCAGCCCGGTCGGAAAGCCCGCCCCGCCGCGGCCGCGCAGGCCCGAGGCCTTGATGCGGTCCACCAGCCAGTCGCGGCCCTCGCCGATGAAGCCCGCCGTGCCCGACCAGTGCCCGCGCTTGCGCGCGCCCGCAAGACTGCGGTCGTGCATCCCGTACAGGTTGGTGAAGATCCGGTCCTGGTCTTTCAGCATCATGCGTCCTCAATTGTTCCGTGGGCCGGCCTTCTGTCGCCGCCAGAGCCGATAGGTGACAACCAGCGCCCAGACGAACGCGGCCAGTGCGGCAAGGTCGAACAGGAAGGCAAAGCGGCTGTCCCAGCCCAGCCGCCCGCCCAGCCATTGCGCCCCCACCCACAGGATCATGGTGCCCGCGATCATGAACGCGACCATCCGCGCCTGCTTCGCCAGATACCTGTCCTCGGGGGTGGGGGCTTTTGTCATGGGTCAGTGAATCCGGCCGGCCCGGACACCGGCCGAATGTTCGGTCTTGCCCCCGGCGGCCAGAATCTTCGCTTGCTCCACCCAGTCGTCACGGGTCACGCGCCCATTGAAGCCTTCCAGATTGTCATCGACCCAAGCGATCTCTTCCGGGGTCCAATGGGCGATCTGGTCGAAATGGTAAAAGCCGAGGCTGTGGCAAAGCACTTCAAGCTTTGGCCCTATACCCTTGATTTCCTTCAGATCATCCGCCTTGCCCTCGCGCGCCATGCTCAGCCCTTCGGGTTTGCGGGCCGGTGCCCCGGTTGCGGCGGCGGCGGTCACCGCGGCGGGCGCCATGGCGGCGGGCGCGGCACGGGCCGGCGTGGACGCGGCAGGAACGGGCGCCGTGGCCGGTTCGGCCGCAGGCACCACGGGCGCCGGCGGGGCCATGCCCGGTTCACCCCAGCGCAGGCCGATCACCAGCCCGAGCACGGTCGTCAGCACGATGCCGGTGAATGACGCCTGCATCAGGTTGAAGTCGCCGATCACACTGGCGACGCCACCGGCCACCAGACCCGCAGCCACCGCAATAACCCACCCGTCCAGCAGGGGGCCGTTCTTGAATTCTGCACTACTCATTGGTTCGGTCTCCACTTTATTGCCCGTCACCGGGTCGTGTTGCCTATGTGTCGAGATCGTCACAGTCATCTTGCGGGCCGAAGGTCAGCTCTGGCCGCCCGCTGCCAGTCGTTTCGCCTGCGCCACCCAGTCGTCGCGGCTCACGCAACCGGCCGGGCCTTGCAGATTGTCATCCATCCAGGCCACTTCGGCCGCCGTCAGGGCCGCGATCTGGTCGAAATGGAACAGGCCCAGATCGTGGCACCGGGCTTCAAGTCCGGCGTCCATCCCCTTGATCTGCATCAGATCGTCGGGTTTGCCACCGCGCGGGGCGGCAAGCGCCTGCGGCTTTTCGCGGGTCAGCGGTTCGGCGGGCGCGACCGAGGGCTGGCGCTCCGGCATCCCCTTGGAAAGCGCCGGCGCCTCCTGCACCGTGATGCCGGTCGCATCCACGGGAACGCCTTCGCCCGGCGTCGGTTCGGTTTCCTGCCCCTCGGCAGGGGTCGCGGGTTCGGCGCGGCCCAGCCAAGGCGTCAGCAGAGGCACTTCGCTGCCGTCGATCCGCTTCACCGTGTCGCCAAGGTCCACCGCCGCCTGCACGCTGGCATTGTATTGCGTGCGCCCGCTTTCGAAATCCTTCAGCGAGGTCAGCCCCGACAGCGGTTCCGAGGCATAGCGCCCGTTCTGGGGCCCCGGCACCGGCACCTCGCCCGCCGCAAACCGCCCGATCAGCTCGCGCAGCCGGGCTGCCGTCAGGTCTTCGTAATAATCCTTGCCGATCTGGGCCATCGGCGCGTTGGTGCAGGCGCCGAGGCACTCGACCTCTTCCCAGCTGAACCGGCCATCGGCCGACAGCGTGTGCGCCTTGGGCGAAATCAGTTCCTTGCAGACCGCGATCAGTTCCTCGGCGCCGCAGATCATGCACGAGGTGGTGCCGCAAACCTGAACATGTGCAATGGAACCAACGGGTTGAAGCTGAAACATGAAGTAGAACGTCGCCACTTCCAGCGCCCGGATACGGGCCATGCCCAGCATGTCGGCGACATGCTCGATCGCCGGGCGGGAAAGCCAGCCCTCCTGCTCCTGCGCGCGCCAGAGCAGCGGAATGATCGCCGAAGCCTGTCGCCCATCCGGGTATTTGGTGATCTGGCCCTTGGCCCAGGCGAGGTTCGCCGCGGTGAAGGCGAAACTGTCGGGCTGGGTGTGGTTCAGGCGGCGCAGCATCAGTTCATCCTATTGCAGATCGCAGGCCGAAGCCCATTCCAGACAATCAGCGAGGCTGGCACCAGAGTGGCGAGCACCGTTCCCGCCACCAGACCCGCCCAGAGCACGGCGCGCCAGTATCCCCCGCCCCAACGCGCCGCTGCGGTGCCGCCCAAGAGCGCCAGTCCGAAGGGCGTCAGAGCGATCAGCAGGCCGAGGATCTTCCACTTCGTGCAGTAGTCCATCGGGCACCATCACCGGTCGATCTCCCCGAACACCACATCCATCGAACCGATGATGGCCGACACGTCGGCCAGTTGGTGACCCTTGGCCATGTAGTCCATCGCCTGCAGGTGCAGGAAACCCGGCGCGCGGATCTTGGCGCGGTAGGGCTTGTTCGTCCCATCTGCTACCAGATAAACGCCGAATTCGCCCTTGGGCGCCTCGACGCAGGCGTAGATTTCGCCTGCGGGCACATGGAAGCCTTCGGTGTAGAGCTTGAAGTGATGGATCAGCGCCTCCATCGAGGTCTTCATCTCGGCCCGCTTCGGCGGCGTGATCTTGCCGCGCGCCAGCACCTCGCCCGGCTCGACCCGCAGCTTGGCGCAGGCCTGGCGGATGATGCTGGTCGACTGCCGCATCTCCTCCATCCGGCAGAGATAGCGGTCGTAGCAGTCGCCGTTCTTGCCCACGGGAATCTGGAAGTCGAATTCGTCATAGCATTCATAGGGCTGGCTGCGCCGCAGATCCCAGGCAAGGCCAGAGCCCCGCACCATGACGCCCGAAAAGCCCCAGTCGAGAATGTCCTGC from Paracoccaceae bacterium Fryx2 includes these protein-coding regions:
- the nuoI gene encoding NADH-quinone oxidoreductase subunit NuoI, which translates into the protein MGDNRAIDYTRAAKYFLMFDFIKGFGLGMKYFFAPKVTLNYPHEKGPLSPRFRGEHALRRYPNGEERCIACKLCEAICPAQAITIDAEPREDGSRRTTRYDIDMTKCIYCGFCQEACPVDAIVEGPNFEFSTETREELFYNKDRLLENGARWEAEIARNLETDAPYR
- a CDS encoding NADH:ubiquinone oxidoreductase, with the translated sequence MTISTHRQHDPVTGNKVETEPMSSAEFKNGPLLDGWVIAVAAGLVAGGVASVIGDFNLMQASFTGIVLTTVLGLVIGLRWGEPGMAPPAPVVPAAEPATAPVPAASTPARAAPAAMAPAAVTAAAATGAPARKPEGLSMAREGKADDLKEIKGIGPKLEVLCHSLGFYHFDQIAHWTPEEIAWVDDNLEGFNGRVTRDDWVEQAKILAAGGKTEHSAGVRAGRIH
- a CDS encoding DUF5337 domain-containing protein, whose amino-acid sequence is MTKAPTPEDRYLAKQARMVAFMIAGTMILWVGAQWLGGRLGWDSRFAFLFDLAALAAFVWALVVTYRLWRRQKAGPRNN
- a CDS encoding carboxymuconolactone decarboxylase family protein, which produces MTEEFSKMFKAMMDQSQEMARAFNPALENFQVKGFEKLFPTMSKDMLEMWFGKTFNREGLDARTRLLVTIAALTVLGAQAEPQLRLTIRHALAAGATKREVAEVIYQMSMFGGLPAMQKALEIAQSVFAETGEDEA
- a CDS encoding NADH-quinone oxidoreductase subunit E is translated as MLRRLNHTQPDSFAFTAANLAWAKGQITKYPDGRQASAIIPLLWRAQEQEGWLSRPAIEHVADMLGMARIRALEVATFYFMFQLQPVGSIAHVQVCGTTSCMICGAEELIAVCKELISPKAHTLSADGRFSWEEVECLGACTNAPMAQIGKDYYEDLTAARLRELIGRFAAGEVPVPGPQNGRYASEPLSGLTSLKDFESGRTQYNASVQAAVDLGDTVKRIDGSEVPLLTPWLGRAEPATPAEGQETEPTPGEGVPVDATGITVQEAPALSKGMPERQPSVAPAEPLTREKPQALAAPRGGKPDDLMQIKGMDAGLEARCHDLGLFHFDQIAALTAAEVAWMDDNLQGPAGCVSRDDWVAQAKRLAAGGQS
- a CDS encoding NADH-quinone oxidoreductase subunit J, whose amino-acid sequence is MSFPDVAFYSFALIVITAGLMVTIARNPVHSVLWLILSFMGSSGLFLLCGAEFVAMLLVIVYVGAVAVLFLFVVMMLDVDFAKLKAEMSKYMPLALLIGVVLLMQFALAMGVWVQSDSAMGLRQALAPDLAEVENTRALGLLIYDKYILLFQLSGLILLVAMIGAIVLTLRHRTDVKRQNVLHQMWRDPAKAMELKDVKPGQGL
- the nuoH gene encoding NADH-quinone oxidoreductase subunit NuoH, yielding MADFLQTGLGTVLLLAAQSLLVVAFVMISLLFLVYGDRKIWAAVQMRRGPNVVGPFGLLQSVADALKYVVKEIVIPAGADRAVFFLAPMLSFVLAMMAWSVIPFADGWVLGDINVAILFIFAVSSLEVYGVIMGGWASNSKYPFLGSLRSAAQMISYEVSIGLIIIGVIISTGSLNLSDIVRAQDGDLGLFNWYWLPHLPMVVLFFISALAETNRPPFDLPEAESELVAGFMVEYSSTPYLLFMAGEYIAIFMMCGLMSVLFFGGWLSPIPGLPDGALWMVGKMAIFFFLFAMVKAIVPRYRYDQLMRIGWKVFLPMSLGWVILVAFLAKFEVMGGAWARWTVGG
- the nuoG gene encoding NADH-quinone oxidoreductase subunit NuoG, encoding MTNLKKISIDGTVIEVDGAMTLIQACELAGVEVPRFCYHERLTIAGNCRMCLVEVVGGPPKPTASCAMQVRDLRPGPNGEPPVVRTNSPMVKKAREGVMEFLLINHPLDCPICDQGGECDLQDQAMAYGVDFSRYREPKRASEDLDLGPLVATKMTRCISCTRCVRFTSEVAGITQMGQTGRGEDAEITTYLGGTLDSNLQGNIIDLCPVGALTSKPYAFTARPWELTKTESIDVMDALGSNIRIDTKGREVMRILPRNHDGVNEEWISDKTRFVWDGLRRQRLDTPYIRENGRLRKAGWGEALVAAAAAMRGRKVAALVGDLVPVEAAFALKALIDSLGGRIECRTDGAKLPAGNRSAYVGTATIADIDAAKVITLIGTNPRLESPVLNARLRKAWTLGAEITLVGPAADLTYDVTHAGTGRDALAQMAAGAQAMDKPALVIVGQGALTEADGEAVLAQAMQLAGAQGGKLLVLHTAAARVGAMDVGAVTEGGLAAALDGAEVIYNLGADEVEIAAGAFVIYQGSHGDRGAHRADLILPGAAWTEESGIFVNTEGRPQRASRAGFAPGEAKENWAILRALSAELGVVQPWDSLAALRRALVQAVPYLARIDAVPVNVWEPLPLRDAARADFRTAVADFYLTNPIARASALMAELSAGVAARRNSPLAAE
- the nuoF gene encoding NADH-quinone oxidoreductase subunit NuoF produces the protein MLKDQDRIFTNLYGMHDRSLAGARKRGHWSGTAGFIGEGRDWLVDRIKASGLRGRGGAGFPTGLKWSFMPKASDGRPSYLVVNADESEPGTCKDREIMRHDPHTLVEGCLIAGFAMNAVAGYIYIRGEYIREREALQTAIDEAYDAGLIGKNACGSGYDYDLYLHHGAGAYICGEETALLESLEGKKGMPRMKPPFPAGSGLYGCPTTVNNVESIAVVPTILRRGAEWFAGFGRPNNAGTKLFGISGHVNNPCVVEEAMSISLRELLDRHCGGVRGGWKNIKAVIPGGSSVPMLNAAQCDDAIMDFDWLREQKSGLGTAAVIVMDQSTDVIKAIWRLSKFYKHESCGQCTPCREGTGWMMRVMERLVTGEADVEEIDMLLSVTRQVEGHTICALGDAAAWPIQGLVRHFREEIEDRIKAKKTGRMGAMAAG